A single window of Ctenopharyngodon idella isolate HZGC_01 chromosome 24, HZGC01, whole genome shotgun sequence DNA harbors:
- the gins3 gene encoding DNA replication complex GINS protein PSF3 has protein sequence MDAQSYMPIPPGIGMEENFFSLDDILLSHERLPCRTESAFPRLGFLEKSNETRDIPEGTKMEMPLWLAKGLYERKRRVLSVELPKVYREGWRTVFGADPAVVDLHKMGPYYYGLGSQMLHFDSPENTEIANTILQTFIGRFRRTMDSSQNAYNEDTSALVERLDCLERSLFKAGQTGLNSFQLWEKGRSSHLTASSLVINYRKRKITDLQA, from the exons atggaCGCGCAATCCTACATGCCTATTCCTCCGGGTATTGGAATGGAGGAGAATTTCTTTTCTCTGGATGATATTTTACTGTCTCACGAGCGACTGCCGTGCAGGACGGAGAGCGCGTTCCCGAGACTGGGGTTCCTAGAGAAATCCAACGAGACCCGCGACATACCGGAG GGCACAAAGATGGAGATGCCACTCTGGCTGGCCAAGGGCCTGTATGAAAGGAAGAGGCGAGTGCTGTCTGTGGAGCTGCCAAAGGTGTATCGTGAGGGCTGGAGAACAGTTTTCGGGGCGGATCCCGCTGTTGTAGACCTGCACAAAATGGGGCCGTATTATTATGGTTTAGGCTCCCAGATGCTGCATTTTGACAGCCCAGAAAACACAGAGATTGCTAATACCATCCTCCAG ACCTTCATTGGTCGTTTCCGTCGGACCATGGACTCATCCCAGAATGCCTACAATGAGGACACATCAGCGCTGGTGGAGCGATTGGATTGCTTAGAGAGGAGCTTGTTTAAGGCAGGGCAGACTGGACTAAACAGTTTCCAACTGTGGGAAAAAGGCCGGTCCTCTCACCTCACTGCCTCTAGTCTAGTTATCAACTACAGAAAGAGGAAAATTACAGACCTACAGGCCTGA